From the genome of Papaver somniferum cultivar HN1 chromosome 2, ASM357369v1, whole genome shotgun sequence, one region includes:
- the LOC113348603 gene encoding chloroplastic lipocalin-like isoform X1, translated as MLLILGTPLSSPSPVRVVPRNRRTSVTCSWQQSTSSNKLTTIKHVLSGVAVSLVLLSQTNQTLGQAIAAEPFHSSDSTLCQLAAAPDKSVPFPLDEGSDEKNGQLMMRGMTAKNFDPVRYSGRWFEVASRKGGFAGAGQEDCHCTQGVYTFDGESKPPSIQVDTFCVHGGPDGYITGIRGKVQCLSEEDKEKAETDLEMREMIREKCTLRFPTLPFIPKLPYDVIATDYDNYAIVSGAKDTSFIQIYSRTPNPGPEFIEKYKSYLANYGYDPSKINDTPQDCDVSDTQLSAMMSMPGMQKALTNQFPDLELKKSVQFDPFTSTFGTLKKLVQLYFK; from the exons ATGTTGCTGATTCTGGGTACTCCTCTTTCCTCACCATCTCCCGTCAG GGTGGTTCCAAGAAACAGAAGAACATCAGTAACTTGCTCATGGCAGCAATCCACATCAAGCAATAAACTTACTACTATCAAACATGTTTTATCCGGTGTTGCCGTTTCACTTGTACTTCTTTCTCAGACTAATCAG ACTCTTGGGCAGGCCATTGCAGCAGAACCGTTCCACTCCAGTGACTCCACACTGTGTCAGCTTGCAGCTGCCCCAGATAAGAGTGTGCCATTTCCACTTGACGAAGGGTCTGATGAAAAAAATGGGCAGTTGATGATGAGAGGTATGACGGCTAAGAACTTCGATCCAGTTAGATATTCTGGAAGATGGTTTGAAGTAGCGTCCCGTAAGGGTGGATTTGCTGGCGCGGGTCAAGAAGACTGTCATTGTACTCAG GGAGTATATACATTTGATGGTGAATCTAAACCTCCTTCAATCCAAGTAGATACATTTTGTGTTCATGGTGGTCCTGACGGGTATATTACTGGTATAAGAGGGAAGGTTCAATGCCTCTCGGAGGAAGATAAGGAGAAAGCCGAAACGGATTTGGAAATGAGAGAGATGATTAGAGAAAAGTGTACCCTCCGTTTTCCGACATTGCCGTTTATTCCCAAGTTGCCTTATGACGTGATTGCAACTGATTACGACAATTATGCTATTGTGTCAGGAGCTAAAGACACAAGTTTCATTCAG ATTTACTCAAGGACGCCAAATCCTGGACCAGAATTCATAGAGAAATACAAGTCTTACTTGGCAAACTACGGGTACGATCCGAGCAAGATCAACGATACTCCACAAGATTGTGATGTATCTGACACTCAGTTATCAGCAATGATGTCTATGCCTGGAATGCAGAAAGCTCTTACAAACCAATTTCCTGATTTAGAACTAAAGAAATCAGTTCAATTTGATCCTTTTACGAGTACGTTTGGAACTCTAAAGAAGCTTGTTCAACTCTATTTTAAGTAG
- the LOC113348603 gene encoding chloroplastic lipocalin-like isoform X2, with amino-acid sequence MLLILGTPLSSPSPVRVVPRNRRTSVTCSWQQSTSSNKLTTIKHVLSGVAVSLVLLSQTNQAIAAEPFHSSDSTLCQLAAAPDKSVPFPLDEGSDEKNGQLMMRGMTAKNFDPVRYSGRWFEVASRKGGFAGAGQEDCHCTQGVYTFDGESKPPSIQVDTFCVHGGPDGYITGIRGKVQCLSEEDKEKAETDLEMREMIREKCTLRFPTLPFIPKLPYDVIATDYDNYAIVSGAKDTSFIQIYSRTPNPGPEFIEKYKSYLANYGYDPSKINDTPQDCDVSDTQLSAMMSMPGMQKALTNQFPDLELKKSVQFDPFTSTFGTLKKLVQLYFK; translated from the exons ATGTTGCTGATTCTGGGTACTCCTCTTTCCTCACCATCTCCCGTCAG GGTGGTTCCAAGAAACAGAAGAACATCAGTAACTTGCTCATGGCAGCAATCCACATCAAGCAATAAACTTACTACTATCAAACATGTTTTATCCGGTGTTGCCGTTTCACTTGTACTTCTTTCTCAGACTAATCAG GCCATTGCAGCAGAACCGTTCCACTCCAGTGACTCCACACTGTGTCAGCTTGCAGCTGCCCCAGATAAGAGTGTGCCATTTCCACTTGACGAAGGGTCTGATGAAAAAAATGGGCAGTTGATGATGAGAGGTATGACGGCTAAGAACTTCGATCCAGTTAGATATTCTGGAAGATGGTTTGAAGTAGCGTCCCGTAAGGGTGGATTTGCTGGCGCGGGTCAAGAAGACTGTCATTGTACTCAG GGAGTATATACATTTGATGGTGAATCTAAACCTCCTTCAATCCAAGTAGATACATTTTGTGTTCATGGTGGTCCTGACGGGTATATTACTGGTATAAGAGGGAAGGTTCAATGCCTCTCGGAGGAAGATAAGGAGAAAGCCGAAACGGATTTGGAAATGAGAGAGATGATTAGAGAAAAGTGTACCCTCCGTTTTCCGACATTGCCGTTTATTCCCAAGTTGCCTTATGACGTGATTGCAACTGATTACGACAATTATGCTATTGTGTCAGGAGCTAAAGACACAAGTTTCATTCAG ATTTACTCAAGGACGCCAAATCCTGGACCAGAATTCATAGAGAAATACAAGTCTTACTTGGCAAACTACGGGTACGATCCGAGCAAGATCAACGATACTCCACAAGATTGTGATGTATCTGACACTCAGTTATCAGCAATGATGTCTATGCCTGGAATGCAGAAAGCTCTTACAAACCAATTTCCTGATTTAGAACTAAAGAAATCAGTTCAATTTGATCCTTTTACGAGTACGTTTGGAACTCTAAAGAAGCTTGTTCAACTCTATTTTAAGTAG